One window of the Granulicella arctica genome contains the following:
- a CDS encoding NACHT domain-containing protein, giving the protein MKPSRNNETEQLFERYSTQVELFAREFRDEDQLRRIVADLFGKMGHSRVRITHSSGEKGKDIVFYSEGPLGERRLFACVVKNQPITGRSDDHRNGAPSLVGEVQTVANQIQSSFSEPLADGRGNDEWVDSVYVICPHECSISTIDSVKTRLQRSGQITFICGSQLMGLFVKYWPEFLWFESSILVSYLSALRKGLDEDYALANLILKNPYLGESPASWADLYVEPRFHRELRLFGLRQDFKLSLDVLSGPQRLSNVKSFKFTASRISSVLATSPMWTENADVFVQLGKQIGSLADEIAALWKKRYKDYFSKLQSDARQRRNRSSGFAVSGAFIDPNNVLPSEQEVIVELRPPEELLTRADELRFAVDNAMDQLRTQTSIAARFADTPKPDNAAALGSADFLTYCRVAETAALIPQAFSESAVSQMLIFDEALLEQFAGSVLITGAAGYGKTTFCRWHAIHDANRLVQKQTSALPVYRALHPLSRGKLGTFEEVFFPEEELKKLIQQQSAGQSPFSHIRLYLDGLDEITSVERQDQIVRLAQQAASQWSFVQVILTARDHVNNPALSWLPRIRLSELNDDKIRSLASRWLGEDEVPLFFQRLQESGNITDLMRIPLLATLILAVFRKTKSVPPNKTRLYTLFVELLCGGWDFYKNVQRRNTGFGMRDKEVVLTRLAGMLQHDHKRDATESDFKAAIKNSMNAIAPEWEQFLQDTIEDGLLQRISGILTYSHLSFQEFLASRDLRDHMGQRPKQALGWYLKGDDWWKETLAFYVTLLDRPGEVDEWLLKRALASSTTVPDLEDRVQYLRRAIKSAFPAYNETSACTGLLSELSHKALKYGAGRTQDEPTYGQ; this is encoded by the coding sequence ATGAAACCATCTCGCAACAATGAAACCGAGCAACTGTTCGAACGATATTCCACCCAAGTGGAGCTATTCGCGCGTGAGTTTCGCGACGAAGATCAACTCCGCCGAATTGTTGCCGACCTCTTCGGGAAAATGGGGCACTCTCGCGTTCGCATTACTCACAGCAGCGGCGAAAAGGGCAAGGACATCGTCTTCTACAGTGAAGGTCCTTTAGGAGAGCGACGCCTCTTCGCCTGTGTGGTCAAGAATCAACCAATCACCGGACGCTCCGATGACCATCGCAATGGTGCACCCTCTTTGGTGGGCGAGGTCCAGACGGTAGCGAACCAGATTCAATCTTCGTTTTCTGAACCTCTGGCGGATGGCCGTGGCAATGACGAATGGGTTGATTCGGTGTACGTCATCTGCCCTCACGAGTGCTCGATCTCCACAATAGATTCGGTAAAGACGCGACTACAAAGGAGCGGTCAGATTACTTTTATCTGCGGCTCCCAGCTAATGGGGTTATTTGTCAAGTATTGGCCAGAATTTCTTTGGTTTGAGTCGAGTATCCTAGTCTCCTATCTGAGCGCCCTCCGAAAAGGACTCGATGAAGACTATGCGCTAGCAAATCTGATCTTGAAGAATCCTTATTTAGGAGAATCGCCGGCATCCTGGGCCGACCTTTATGTTGAACCTCGATTTCATCGAGAGTTGAGGCTGTTTGGGCTTCGTCAAGATTTTAAACTGAGCCTCGACGTGCTATCTGGCCCCCAACGCCTGTCCAACGTCAAGTCGTTCAAATTTACGGCTTCCCGCATCTCCTCCGTTCTTGCGACCTCCCCAATGTGGACGGAGAATGCTGATGTCTTCGTGCAACTTGGCAAGCAGATCGGAAGCCTTGCCGATGAAATCGCAGCGCTCTGGAAAAAACGATACAAAGACTATTTTTCAAAGTTGCAAAGCGATGCCAGGCAGAGAAGGAACCGCAGTTCAGGCTTTGCCGTTTCAGGTGCATTCATAGATCCGAACAACGTCCTTCCTTCCGAACAGGAGGTAATCGTTGAACTACGCCCCCCGGAAGAGCTGCTCACGCGGGCAGACGAACTTCGTTTCGCCGTAGATAATGCCATGGATCAACTCCGGACGCAGACGTCCATTGCCGCACGTTTCGCGGACACACCGAAGCCTGATAATGCAGCCGCACTGGGAAGCGCAGACTTCCTTACATACTGTCGGGTAGCAGAAACCGCCGCACTTATACCCCAGGCGTTTTCCGAATCCGCAGTGTCGCAAATGCTTATCTTCGACGAAGCGCTACTGGAACAGTTCGCCGGATCGGTCCTGATTACCGGCGCGGCTGGATATGGAAAAACTACATTTTGCCGCTGGCATGCAATTCATGATGCCAACAGGCTAGTCCAGAAGCAGACCTCAGCTTTGCCTGTGTACCGAGCTCTTCATCCACTCTCCCGCGGTAAGCTCGGCACGTTCGAAGAGGTCTTTTTCCCTGAAGAAGAGCTCAAGAAGCTCATCCAGCAACAGTCTGCGGGGCAATCTCCATTTAGCCATATTCGGCTATACCTCGACGGGCTCGACGAGATCACATCGGTGGAGCGGCAAGATCAAATCGTGCGCCTCGCGCAACAGGCGGCGTCGCAATGGAGCTTTGTCCAGGTCATCTTGACTGCACGCGATCATGTAAATAATCCAGCGCTCTCTTGGCTTCCTCGCATTCGCCTTTCCGAATTGAATGACGATAAAATTCGTTCCTTGGCATCCCGATGGCTAGGAGAAGATGAGGTACCGTTATTCTTTCAACGCTTGCAGGAAAGCGGCAACATCACAGACCTGATGCGAATTCCGCTTCTCGCGACCTTAATCCTTGCTGTTTTTCGTAAGACAAAGTCTGTCCCTCCGAATAAGACACGGCTATACACCCTCTTTGTGGAGCTTCTTTGCGGGGGGTGGGACTTCTATAAGAACGTCCAACGCAGAAATACCGGGTTCGGCATGAGAGATAAAGAAGTAGTCTTAACCCGCTTGGCCGGAATGCTCCAACATGATCATAAGCGTGATGCCACGGAATCTGATTTCAAAGCCGCTATCAAAAATTCAATGAATGCCATTGCCCCAGAGTGGGAACAATTTTTGCAAGACACAATCGAAGATGGTCTCTTGCAGCGCATCAGTGGCATTCTCACTTACAGCCACCTTTCGTTTCAGGAGTTCCTCGCTTCGAGGGATCTTCGCGATCACATGGGCCAAAGACCCAAACAGGCCCTCGGCTGGTATCTCAAAGGCGACGACTGGTGGAAAGAAACACTCGCCTTTTACGTCACGCTCTTGGACCGACCGGGGGAGGTGGATGAATGGCTACTCAAGAGAGCTCTTGCTTCGTCAACTACCGTTCCCGACTTAGAAGATCGGGTTCAGTATCTGCGTAGAGCTATTAAATCTGCATTCCCGGCATATAACGAGACGAGCGCCTGCACTGGTCTCCTCTCTGAGCTTTCGCATAAAGCGCTAAAGTATGGAGCAGGTCGGACGCAAGACGAACCGACTTATGGACAGTGA
- a CDS encoding VOC family protein produces MTSLSTPPASSPLASLKINHAAIRVPDFDEAVAWYADKLDFRSKQTVSVAGLSFGFLYPAGDDGFHFELMAGPGAAERPAYKDLHDSYNMSGWHHPGFSVDSVDAVINELKRRGVTVASEPHDVPAMGLRVAFFADPWGNLFEVIQSIAP; encoded by the coding sequence ATGACCTCACTCAGCACGCCACCTGCCTCCAGCCCCCTCGCTTCTCTGAAGATCAACCATGCAGCCATTCGCGTGCCAGATTTTGACGAAGCGGTTGCCTGGTATGCCGACAAGCTCGACTTTCGGTCGAAGCAAACAGTGTCCGTAGCCGGGCTCAGCTTCGGCTTTCTCTATCCAGCCGGCGACGATGGTTTCCATTTTGAATTGATGGCCGGCCCGGGCGCGGCGGAACGCCCCGCTTATAAAGATCTGCATGACAGCTACAACATGTCTGGATGGCATCACCCCGGTTTCAGTGTCGATAGCGTGGACGCTGTGATCAACGAATTGAAACGCCGCGGCGTGACCGTCGCCAGCGAGCCACACGACGTACCCGCAATGGGTCTCCGAGTCGCGTTCTTTGCCGATCCCTGGGGGAACCTCTTCGAGGTTATCCAGTCCATCGCCCCATAA
- a CDS encoding GlxA family transcriptional regulator, translating into MHKVGFIVFPGFSPINFAATSVFETANWQIGKPEYQLTLLSEDGGPIATSLGSQIQTVSFKRRAFDTIIVAGGIEPPIATQGLAKYLQSAIHRSQRIASICTGALVLAEAGLLDGRRATTHWNAAREMKRRYPRIAMEEDRIFIADGPLWTSAGMSAGLDLALAMVEKDLGVEIARAVARTLVVYHRRAGGQSQFSTLLDLDAQSDRIQTALTYAKKNLSSPLSVVGLAKAAFLSPRQFSRVFREETGRSPAQAIEQLRVESARLMMENGRFSAEEIARKNGFGNRERMRRSFQRAFGYSPQAIQRNIAVSMQ; encoded by the coding sequence ATGCACAAAGTCGGTTTTATTGTGTTTCCTGGATTTTCCCCCATCAACTTCGCCGCCACGAGCGTATTCGAAACCGCAAATTGGCAAATTGGGAAGCCGGAGTACCAACTCACTCTTCTCTCAGAAGATGGTGGTCCGATCGCTACGTCTCTGGGGTCGCAGATTCAGACGGTGTCGTTCAAACGCCGCGCGTTCGACACAATCATCGTTGCCGGCGGCATCGAACCCCCAATCGCTACGCAAGGCTTGGCGAAGTATCTTCAATCGGCTATCCATCGGAGTCAAAGGATAGCTTCCATCTGTACTGGGGCGCTGGTGCTGGCCGAAGCGGGATTACTCGATGGTCGGCGAGCTACTACTCATTGGAACGCTGCAAGAGAAATGAAGCGCCGCTATCCAAGGATCGCCATGGAAGAAGATCGCATCTTTATCGCCGATGGACCGCTATGGACATCCGCTGGCATGAGCGCGGGCCTCGATCTCGCCCTCGCGATGGTGGAGAAAGATCTTGGTGTGGAGATAGCTCGGGCGGTTGCGAGAACATTGGTTGTCTATCATCGGCGTGCAGGCGGGCAGTCTCAGTTTTCGACGCTGCTCGATCTCGACGCACAATCCGATCGCATACAAACTGCTCTGACGTATGCCAAAAAGAATCTTAGCTCGCCCTTGTCAGTGGTCGGCTTGGCGAAGGCGGCGTTTTTGAGTCCGCGGCAATTCAGTCGAGTATTCCGAGAGGAAACAGGCAGGTCTCCCGCCCAGGCAATCGAACAGCTGCGCGTCGAGTCTGCTCGCTTGATGATGGAAAACGGACGTTTCTCCGCTGAGGAGATCGCCAGGAAGAACGGCTTCGGAAATCGAGAGCGCATGCGTCGGTCATTCCAGCGGGCGTTTGGATATTCTCCGCAGGCAATCCAGCGCAACATAGCCGTCTCTATGCAATAG
- a CDS encoding alpha/beta fold hydrolase, whose product MELKEYQIASNGISLHVTEIGDGPAVLFCHGFPDTAYTWRGQMNAVASSGYRAIAPDMRGYGRSSAPTDPTVYTPLHTAGDMVGLLDALKIPSAVIVGHDWGATHAWNAAMMRPDRFKAVFCLAVPYFPRGDVSVFERMRTTGHEDDFYMFEQMKPEADQIWADAAVTIPGMLYWASGSAPTDMRWNPLDPRRSLHRPAPGPLPSWVRPDYLAHNVTEFQRTGFHGALNYYRAAEFYFDLSAAWKGAKITQPSFYISGKADGLGALYPPAEKLRAGLPGLVGNLELENVGHWIQHEASAEVSEELVNFLRTVNPA is encoded by the coding sequence ATGGAGCTCAAGGAATATCAGATCGCCTCGAATGGCATCTCCCTGCACGTGACAGAGATAGGGGACGGTCCAGCCGTGCTCTTCTGCCACGGGTTTCCAGACACCGCGTATACGTGGCGCGGGCAGATGAACGCTGTTGCATCCTCAGGTTATCGAGCAATTGCGCCTGACATGCGCGGGTACGGACGCAGTTCAGCGCCCACAGATCCAACCGTATATACGCCGCTGCACACGGCAGGCGATATGGTCGGGCTCCTCGATGCTCTGAAGATTCCCAGTGCTGTGATCGTGGGCCACGACTGGGGCGCAACCCATGCGTGGAACGCCGCCATGATGCGTCCCGACCGATTCAAAGCTGTGTTCTGCCTGGCCGTGCCTTACTTTCCGCGTGGTGATGTTAGCGTCTTCGAGCGAATGCGGACAACAGGTCACGAAGACGACTTCTACATGTTCGAACAGATGAAACCGGAAGCCGATCAGATCTGGGCCGATGCTGCAGTGACAATTCCGGGAATGTTGTATTGGGCCTCGGGTTCAGCTCCGACTGATATGCGATGGAACCCTCTGGACCCTCGACGCAGTCTTCACCGTCCCGCTCCCGGGCCATTGCCCTCATGGGTACGGCCTGATTACCTTGCGCACAACGTGACGGAATTCCAACGCACAGGCTTTCACGGTGCGCTGAACTACTATCGTGCCGCCGAGTTCTATTTCGATCTGTCCGCCGCATGGAAAGGCGCGAAGATCACCCAGCCGTCGTTTTACATCTCCGGAAAGGCCGACGGCCTGGGGGCGCTTTATCCCCCTGCCGAAAAGCTGCGAGCCGGGCTTCCTGGACTCGTCGGAAACCTAGAACTCGAAAATGTAGGCCACTGGATACAACACGAGGCCTCCGCCGAAGTCAGCGAAGAGCTCGTGAATTTCCTGCGCACGGTGAACCCTGCATAA
- a CDS encoding MarR family transcriptional regulator, translating into MPLDHVDRVVQQWKAERPEYDLAPVEIIGRAGRIMEHVDRALEAKFEEFQISRASFDVLAALRRNGNPYKMTQRDLMRGLFRTSGSMSLRIDALQKQGLVKRSPDSEDRRSVFVTLTAKGVALLEDAIPAHLENESSLVGGLNRAERAQLIALLRKWLVSLEEEVAHGRQLYLGMTLLDSRASTKMRRAVGLPDMPGLLVNKIAAGSRAEELGFRKGDLITSIERQAVTSLVDLRKILNRSEPKTKRVRVVRGVETLEFKLASSSI; encoded by the coding sequence ATGCCGCTAGACCACGTTGATCGAGTCGTCCAACAATGGAAAGCTGAACGACCTGAGTATGACCTTGCTCCGGTTGAAATCATCGGGCGAGCGGGACGCATCATGGAGCATGTTGATCGCGCTCTTGAAGCGAAGTTCGAAGAGTTTCAAATTTCAAGGGCCTCCTTCGATGTTCTGGCTGCACTTCGTCGAAACGGAAATCCCTACAAGATGACACAACGCGATCTGATGCGCGGTCTTTTCCGCACATCCGGAAGCATGAGTCTCAGAATAGATGCTCTTCAGAAGCAAGGACTGGTGAAGCGGTCCCCTGACAGTGAAGACCGTCGCTCCGTCTTCGTCACTTTAACTGCCAAGGGTGTGGCCCTTCTTGAAGATGCCATTCCTGCACATCTTGAGAACGAAAGCAGCTTGGTCGGCGGACTTAATCGCGCTGAGAGGGCTCAGCTTATTGCCCTGCTGCGCAAATGGTTGGTCAGCCTTGAAGAGGAGGTAGCTCACGGTCGTCAGCTTTACCTTGGCATGACTCTGCTCGATTCCCGTGCGTCGACGAAAATGCGGCGAGCTGTTGGCCTGCCCGATATGCCGGGCCTACTCGTCAACAAGATTGCAGCGGGCAGCCGGGCAGAAGAGCTTGGCTTCCGCAAAGGTGATCTCATCACTTCCATTGAGAGGCAAGCTGTTACCTCTCTCGTGGACCTTCGTAAAATACTGAATCGTTCCGAACCAAAGACGAAAAGAGTTCGAGTGGTTCGCGGAGTCGAAACGCTGGAATTCAAGCTTGCGAGTTCCTCGATATAG
- a CDS encoding alpha/beta hydrolase, whose translation MATSSPLTDTTFSSRRHTTHYWQAGPADGPLLILLHGWPEIGLVWRAQMEAFASEGWHCIAPDMRGYGGSTAPVTPDAYALKEIVEDMVELHDHLGGNPAIWVGHDLGSPVVGALAAHHSERSRGVVFISVPYIPEAFALSNLLPLVDRQLYPADQYPYGQWDYYRFYLTHFDRTVTDFDADIPASLAAIYRSGNPESVGNVYRSAMITRNGGWFGSAHRAPTVQPDDALWPSADFETLVGAFRITGFRPGNSWYLNDSINIAYAHEAPNGGRLRQPVLFINGDFDGLCDITHNRFGEPMRNACQDLTVTSRPSGHWLPLERKAEVTEAMRSWLKTKAL comes from the coding sequence ATGGCAACATCCTCCCCACTCACGGACACCACCTTCAGTTCGCGACGCCACACTACGCACTATTGGCAGGCTGGACCTGCCGATGGGCCTTTGTTGATCTTGCTTCACGGCTGGCCCGAGATTGGCCTGGTCTGGCGCGCGCAGATGGAGGCCTTCGCCTCCGAAGGCTGGCATTGCATTGCGCCGGATATGCGCGGCTATGGTGGTTCGACTGCGCCTGTCACCCCGGACGCCTATGCCCTGAAAGAGATCGTGGAAGACATGGTCGAACTGCATGACCATCTCGGTGGAAACCCGGCCATCTGGGTAGGGCATGACCTCGGAAGTCCGGTTGTCGGTGCGCTGGCCGCACATCACTCCGAGCGAAGCCGCGGCGTTGTCTTTATCTCCGTTCCCTACATACCAGAAGCCTTCGCGCTATCCAATCTCCTGCCGCTCGTAGACCGCCAGCTATATCCCGCCGATCAATATCCGTACGGACAATGGGACTACTATCGCTTCTACCTGACCCACTTCGATCGGACGGTCACGGACTTCGATGCGGACATCCCGGCGAGCCTCGCGGCGATATACCGCAGCGGGAATCCTGAATCCGTGGGCAACGTGTACCGCTCTGCGATGATTACGCGCAATGGAGGTTGGTTCGGATCGGCACATCGTGCTCCAACCGTGCAGCCTGATGACGCACTCTGGCCCTCCGCTGACTTTGAAACTCTGGTCGGAGCCTTTCGTATCACGGGATTCCGACCTGGAAACTCCTGGTACTTGAACGACAGCATTAACATCGCGTACGCGCACGAGGCGCCGAATGGCGGCAGGTTGCGCCAGCCGGTGCTGTTTATCAACGGAGACTTCGACGGCCTCTGCGATATCACCCACAACCGTTTCGGTGAGCCGATGCGAAACGCGTGTCAGGACCTTACCGTTACCAGTCGGCCTTCTGGCCACTGGCTGCCTCTCGAACGCAAGGCGGAAGTGACCGAAGCCATGCGTTCCTGGCTCAAAACGAAGGCGCTGTAA
- a CDS encoding IS91 family transposase, producing MSRPTLEVADILRISGSSFVARHGSHLAPQHRKVMDAIVRCRTAALGGHRDRCSGCGHQAVSYNSCRNRHCPKCQSNARDRWLAARSAELLPVPYFHLVFTLPHELSVLVLQNKKLLYDLLFRSSAATLLEVARDPKHLRADIGLLSVLHTWGQNLQHHPHVHCVVPGGGLALDGSRWITASSRFFLPVRVLSRVFRGKFTAQLKQLLLQGKLQFHGSLQELASPDHFQRFLRRLFTKEWVVYAKPPFGGAEHVLHYLARYTHRVAISNHRLVSFKDDRVSFRWKDYAQASKQKVMTVSTDEFLRRFLTHVLPKGLVRIRHFGLFANRKRSASLLRCRLLLNAAAPSTQPAPTAQIKCPLCSEAMRVIERFTSLQLLAVPLRTAQIMPRLDSS from the coding sequence ATGAGCCGGCCCACCCTTGAGGTGGCCGACATCCTCCGCATATCCGGCAGCAGCTTCGTCGCTCGGCATGGATCGCATCTCGCCCCGCAGCACCGCAAGGTGATGGACGCTATCGTCCGTTGCCGCACGGCAGCGCTCGGTGGTCATCGCGATCGATGCTCCGGCTGCGGACACCAGGCCGTCTCCTATAACTCGTGCCGCAACCGGCACTGTCCCAAGTGCCAGTCGAACGCTCGCGACCGATGGCTGGCCGCGCGCTCGGCCGAGCTGTTGCCCGTGCCCTACTTCCATCTCGTCTTCACCTTGCCGCATGAGCTGTCCGTACTCGTGTTGCAGAACAAGAAGCTCCTGTACGACCTGCTCTTCCGCTCCAGTGCCGCCACGCTGCTCGAAGTCGCACGCGACCCGAAGCACCTCAGAGCCGATATCGGTCTGCTCAGCGTGCTCCATACCTGGGGCCAGAACCTCCAGCATCATCCCCATGTCCACTGCGTGGTGCCGGGCGGTGGCCTCGCACTCGACGGCTCCCGATGGATCACGGCCTCCTCACGCTTCTTCCTGCCCGTCCGGGTTCTCAGCCGCGTCTTCCGCGGCAAGTTCACCGCCCAACTCAAGCAGCTTCTGCTCCAGGGCAAGCTCCAGTTCCATGGCTCGCTCCAGGAGCTCGCATCGCCGGACCACTTCCAGCGCTTCCTGCGGCGGCTCTTTACGAAGGAGTGGGTCGTCTACGCCAAGCCGCCCTTCGGTGGAGCCGAACACGTTCTCCACTACCTTGCCCGCTATACCCACCGTGTCGCGATCTCGAACCATCGCCTCGTCAGCTTCAAGGACGATCGCGTCTCCTTCCGCTGGAAGGACTACGCTCAGGCCAGCAAGCAAAAGGTGATGACCGTCTCAACCGACGAGTTCTTACGACGCTTCCTCACTCACGTCTTGCCTAAGGGCCTGGTCCGCATCCGTCACTTCGGCCTCTTCGCCAACCGTAAGCGATCTGCTTCACTGCTACGCTGCCGCTTGCTGCTCAACGCCGCCGCCCCGTCGACACAGCCTGCGCCCACAGCTCAGATCAAGTGTCCGCTCTGCTCAGAGGCCATGCGTGTGATCGAACGCTTCACGAGTCTTCAGCTTCTGGCTGTGCCGCTGAGGACCGCACAGATCATGCCCCGGCTCGATAGTTCCTGA